A genome region from Musa acuminata AAA Group cultivar baxijiao chromosome BXJ3-5, Cavendish_Baxijiao_AAA, whole genome shotgun sequence includes the following:
- the LOC135637688 gene encoding probable N-acetyltransferase HLS1 isoform X1, producing the protein MAIAVREYDAKTDRSAAEAVDRMCEVGTSGKASLCMDLLGDPLSRVRHSPAYLMLVYICIIRSLSVRWFTIRVDRSQVAETTGPVKEIVGVVRGSVKVIACGRNNPRQGGGGTMKSRTPVYTKVGYVLGLRVLPSHRRIGVGLELVKRMEDWFREKAAEYAYMATEKGNAASLRLFIGRCGYTKFRTPSILVHPVFAHRFALPRCAAVLRLPPAYAEAIYRRRFSATEFFPRDIDAVLANPLSVATLLAVPAGCAAAERWPGVEAFLAAPPESWAMASVWDSGGVFQLEVRGASRLRRAAAAATRAADRAAPWLRIPSVPDLFRPFRAWFLYGIGGEGPEAAAMAAAVWRVAHNGAMGAAAVVAVEVAETEPLRQGIPRWRRLSVAEDVWCVKRLAEEYSDGAVGDWTKSAPGSSIFVDPREL; encoded by the exons ATGGCGATTGCAGTCAGGGAGTACGACGCGAAAACAGACCGGTCGGCGGCGGAGGCGGTCGACCGGATGTGCGAGGTGGGCACGAGCGGGAAAGCGTCGCTGTGCATGGACCTTCTCGGCGACCCCCTCTCCCGCGTTCGCCACTCCCCCGCCTACCTCATGCTGGTATATATATGTATCATTCGATCCCTTTCTGTGAGGTGGTTTACGATCCGTGTCGATCGTTCTCAGGTGGCTGAGACAACTGGCCCGGTGAAGGAGATCGTGGGCGTCGTCCGTGGCAGTGTGAAGGTGATCGCCTGCGGCAGGAACAACCCTCGACAAGGTGGCGGAGGGACGATGAAGAGCCGCACTCCGGTGTACACGAAGGTCGGCTACGTGCTTGGCCTTCGCGTCTTGCCTTCCCACAG GAGGATTGGTGTTGGATTGGAGCTGGTGAAGCGGATGGAGGACTGGTTTCGGGAGAAGGCAGCGGAGTATGCGTACATGGCGACGGAGAAGGGCAACGCGGCGTCCCTTCGACTGTTCATCGGGCGATGCGGCTACACCAAGTTCCGCACGCCATCCATCCTCGTCCACCCGGTGTTCGCCCACCGCTTCGCCCTCCCCCGCTGCGCTGCGGTCCTCCGCCTCCCACCCGCCTACGCCGAAGCCATCTACCGCCGCCGCTTCTCTGCCACCGAGTTCTTCCCCCGCGACATCGACGCCGTCCTCGCCAACCCCCTCTCTGTGGCCACCCTCCTCGCCGTCCCAGCAGGCTGCGCCGCCGCGGAGCGGTGGCCAGGAGTCGAAGCTTTCCTGGCCGCCCCGCCGGAGTCGTGGGCGATGGCGAGCGTCTGGGACAGCGGGGGCGTGTTCCAGCTGGAGGTCCGGGGGGCGTCGCGGCTGCGGCGGGCCGCCGCAGCAGCCACGCGGGCGGCTGACAGGGCCGCGCCTTGGCTGCGGATCCCGTCGGTGCCGGACCTTTTCCGGCCGTTCAGGGCGTGGTTCCTGTACGGGATCGGCGGGGAGGGGCCGGAGGCGGCGGCGATGGCGGCTGCGGTGTGGCGAGTGGCGCACAACGGGGCGATGGgcgcggcggcggtggtggcggtgGAGGTGGCAGAGACGGAGCCGCTCCGCCAGGGCATCCCGCGGTGGCGGCGGCTGTCGGTGGCGGAGGACGTGTGGTGCGTGAAGCGGCTGGCGGAGGAGTACAGCGACGGGGCGGTCGGCGATTGGACCAAGTCAGCACCGGGGTCCTCCATATTCGTAGACCCCAGGGAGCTGTAA
- the LOC135637688 gene encoding probable N-acetyltransferase HLS1-like isoform X2 — protein MAIAVREYDAKTDRSAAEAVDRMCEVGTSGKASLCMDLLGDPLSRVRHSPAYLMLVAETTGPVKEIVGVVRGSVKVIACGRNNPRQGGGGTMKSRTPVYTKVGYVLGLRVLPSHRRIGVGLELVKRMEDWFREKAAEYAYMATEKGNAASLRLFIGRCGYTKFRTPSILVHPVFAHRFALPRCAAVLRLPPAYAEAIYRRRFSATEFFPRDIDAVLANPLSVATLLAVPAGCAAAERWPGVEAFLAAPPESWAMASVWDSGGVFQLEVRGASRLRRAAAAATRAADRAAPWLRIPSVPDLFRPFRAWFLYGIGGEGPEAAAMAAAVWRVAHNGAMGAAAVVAVEVAETEPLRQGIPRWRRLSVAEDVWCVKRLAEEYSDGAVGDWTKSAPGSSIFVDPREL, from the exons ATGGCGATTGCAGTCAGGGAGTACGACGCGAAAACAGACCGGTCGGCGGCGGAGGCGGTCGACCGGATGTGCGAGGTGGGCACGAGCGGGAAAGCGTCGCTGTGCATGGACCTTCTCGGCGACCCCCTCTCCCGCGTTCGCCACTCCCCCGCCTACCTCATGCTG GTGGCTGAGACAACTGGCCCGGTGAAGGAGATCGTGGGCGTCGTCCGTGGCAGTGTGAAGGTGATCGCCTGCGGCAGGAACAACCCTCGACAAGGTGGCGGAGGGACGATGAAGAGCCGCACTCCGGTGTACACGAAGGTCGGCTACGTGCTTGGCCTTCGCGTCTTGCCTTCCCACAG GAGGATTGGTGTTGGATTGGAGCTGGTGAAGCGGATGGAGGACTGGTTTCGGGAGAAGGCAGCGGAGTATGCGTACATGGCGACGGAGAAGGGCAACGCGGCGTCCCTTCGACTGTTCATCGGGCGATGCGGCTACACCAAGTTCCGCACGCCATCCATCCTCGTCCACCCGGTGTTCGCCCACCGCTTCGCCCTCCCCCGCTGCGCTGCGGTCCTCCGCCTCCCACCCGCCTACGCCGAAGCCATCTACCGCCGCCGCTTCTCTGCCACCGAGTTCTTCCCCCGCGACATCGACGCCGTCCTCGCCAACCCCCTCTCTGTGGCCACCCTCCTCGCCGTCCCAGCAGGCTGCGCCGCCGCGGAGCGGTGGCCAGGAGTCGAAGCTTTCCTGGCCGCCCCGCCGGAGTCGTGGGCGATGGCGAGCGTCTGGGACAGCGGGGGCGTGTTCCAGCTGGAGGTCCGGGGGGCGTCGCGGCTGCGGCGGGCCGCCGCAGCAGCCACGCGGGCGGCTGACAGGGCCGCGCCTTGGCTGCGGATCCCGTCGGTGCCGGACCTTTTCCGGCCGTTCAGGGCGTGGTTCCTGTACGGGATCGGCGGGGAGGGGCCGGAGGCGGCGGCGATGGCGGCTGCGGTGTGGCGAGTGGCGCACAACGGGGCGATGGgcgcggcggcggtggtggcggtgGAGGTGGCAGAGACGGAGCCGCTCCGCCAGGGCATCCCGCGGTGGCGGCGGCTGTCGGTGGCGGAGGACGTGTGGTGCGTGAAGCGGCTGGCGGAGGAGTACAGCGACGGGGCGGTCGGCGATTGGACCAAGTCAGCACCGGGGTCCTCCATATTCGTAGACCCCAGGGAGCTGTAA